In Rutidosis leptorrhynchoides isolate AG116_Rl617_1_P2 chromosome 2, CSIRO_AGI_Rlap_v1, whole genome shotgun sequence, one genomic interval encodes:
- the LOC139891157 gene encoding kinesin-like protein KIN-14N isoform X1 codes for MVGATNGGRMQQVFAVVNGGQDHGMRVGPTSSVGSDYGVIEFTREDVEALLNEKIRPKNKFSLKEKCDVMMEYIKRLRLCIKWFQELEGDLLLEQEKHMRMVESAAKKCNDMEMLMNEKEEELNSIIMELRKNYSALQEKFAKEESDKLAAMESLTKEKDARLSAERSQSSILEDLERAQRESSSANQKILSLNDMYKRLQEYNTSLQQYNSKLQSELNQTNDILKNVEKEKVAVLENLSSLKGHYTSLQDQLTATKESSNEAMKLKEALASEVGCLRSDLQQVRDDRDRQLSSVQDLSAEVLKYKEWTGKSAAELGQLTTKSKELEVTCSSQSDQIRKLQEKLAAAENKLEMSDVSAFEIRTGYEEQQRINSELQLRLAEAELKLVEGESLRKKLHNTILELKGNIRVFCRVRPLLVDDAADTETKAVTFPTSIENLGRGVELMQQGQKHSFVFDKVFMPESSQQEVFVEVSQLVQSALDGYKVCIFAYGQTGSGKTHTMMGTPGNYDDKGLIPRSLEQIFESRQTLQKQGWKYEMQVSMLEIYNETIRDLLSTTQPCSIESGTKQYSIKHDANGNTHVSGLTIVDVRSSREVSFLLNRAAQSRSVGKTQMNEQSSRSHFVFTLRISGVNESTEQQVQGVLNLIDLAGSERLSKSGSTGDRLKETQAINKSLSSLSDVIFSLGKKEEHIPFRNSKLTYLLQPCLGGDSKTLMVVNVSPAPSSINESFCSLRFAARVNACEIGTPRRQTRLSYG; via the exons ATGGTTGGGGCGACGAATGGTGGTAGAATGCAACAAGTTTTTGCGGTTGTTAATGGCGGCCAAGATCATGGTATGCGGGTCGGGCCGACTAGTAGTGTCGGGTCGGATTATGGAGTTATTGAGTTTACAAGAGAAGATGTTGAAGCATTGTTGAATGAGAAGATTAGACCCAAGAACAAGTTTAGTCTCAAG GAGAAATGTGATGTAATGATGGAGTACATTAAAAGGCTTAGATTGTGTATAAAGTGGTTTCAAGAACTTGAAGGGGATCTTTTATTAGAGCAAGAGAAACATATGAGGATGGTGGAATCAGCAGCAAAGAAATGCAATGATATGG aaatgCTAATGAACGAAAAGGAGGAAGAACTGAATTCGATAATCATGGAGTTGCGCAAGAATTACTCTGCCTTACAGGAGAAATTTGCGAAAGAAGAATCAGATAAATTG GCCGCGATGGAATCATTAACGAAAGAGAAGGATGCTCGTTTGTCTGCAGAGAGATCACAATCCTCCATTTTGGAAGATCTCGAAAGAGCTCAAAGAGAGAGCTCAAGTGCTAATCAAAAG ATATTATCACTTAACGATATGTATAAAAGATTGCAAGAATACAACACAAGTTTACAACAGTACAATAGTAAGCTTCAATCAGAGCTTAATCAAACAAACGACATTTTAAAGAATGTGGAGAAAGAAAAAGTTGCGGTTTTGGAGAATCTTAGCAGTTTAAAGGGCCATTACACTTCTTTGCAAGATCAGTTAACTGCTACTAAa GAAAGTAGCAACGAGGCAATGAAGCTAAAAGAAGCGTTGGCGAGTGAAGTTGGATGCTTAAGATCGGATTTACAACAAGTGAGAGACGATCGTGATCGCCAGCTGTCATCTGTACAAGATTTGTCTGCTGAGGTGTTGAAATATAAGGAGTGGACTGGAAAGTCAGCAGCTGAATTGGGTCAACTCACAACAAAGTCCAAAGAGCTCgag GTGACATGTTCTTCTCAAAGTGATCAGATTAGAAAACTGCAAGAGAAACTTGCTGCGGCTGAGAATAAGTTAGAG ATGTCCGATGTATCAGCATTCGAGATCAGAACAGGATATGAAGAACAACAGAGAATTAACTCTGAGTTACAGCTTCGTTTAGCTGAAGCAGAATTGAAACTCGTTGAAGGAGAATCGTTACGAAAGAAGTTGCATAACACGATATTG GAATTGAAAGGGAATATAAGAGTTTTTTGCAGGGTTCGACCTTTATTGGTTGATGATGCCGCTGACACTGAAACAAAGGCGGTTACTTTTCCTACATCAATCGAAAATCTTGGCCGAGGCGTTGAACTAATGCAACAAG GGCAAAAGCATTCTTTCGTGTTTGATAAGGTGTTCATGCCCGAATCATCACAACAAGAGGTGTTTGTTGAGGTCTCACAGCTTGTGCAAAGTGCTTTGGATGGTTATAAG GTCTGCATCTTTGCTTATGGTCAAACGGGGTCCGGAAAAACACATACAATGATGGGTACACCTGGAAACTATGACGACAAAGGGTTGATACCTCGTTCTTTGGAACAAATATTCGAGTCTAGACAAACACTTCAAAAACAAGGGTGGAAGTATGAAATGCAG GTTTCAATGTTGGAAATATACAACGAAACAATACGTGACCTGTTGTCAACAACTCAACCTTGTTCGATTGAGTCGGGTACTAAGCAGTACTCGATTAAACATGACGCAAATGGCAATACACATGTTTCCGGCTTGACCATAGTTGATGTGCGCAGCAGTCGAGAAGTGTCGTTTCTTTTAAACCGTGCTGCACAAAGCAG GTCTGTGGGTAAGACTCAGATGAACGAACAATCGTCAAGAAGTCATTTTGTGTTCACCCTGAGGATAAGCGGTGTTAACGAG AGCACGGAACAACAAGTTCAAGGCGTTCTTAATCTTATTGATCTTGCGGGTAGTGAGCGTCTTTCTAAAAGTGGTTCAACTGGCGACCGTTTAAAAGAAACTCAAGCCATTAACAAAAGTTTGTCATCATTAAGTGATGTCATCTTTTCGTTAGGAAAGAAAGAAGAGCACATACCTTTCAGAAACTCAAAACTAACATATCTTCTCCAG CCTTGTTTAGGAGGAGATTCAAAGACTTTGATGGTTGTAAACGTTTCACCGGCTCCAAGCTCAATCAATGAGTCATTTTGTTCATTACGGTTTGCTGCAAGAGTCAACGCTTGTGAGATTGGAACACCTAGACGACAAACTCGACTCAGCTACGGCTAA
- the LOC139891157 gene encoding kinesin-like protein KIN-14N isoform X2, which translates to MVGATNGGRMQQVFAVVNGGQDHGMRVGPTSSVGSDYGVIEFTREDVEALLNEKIRPKNKFSLKEKCDVMMEYIKRLRLCIKWFQELEGDLLLEQEKHMRMVESAAKKCNDMEMLMNEKEEELNSIIMELRKNYSALQEKFAKEESDKLAAMESLTKEKDARLSAERSQSSILEDLERAQRESSSANQKILSLNDMYKRLQEYNTSLQQYNSKLQSELNQTNDILKNVEKEKVAVLENLSSLKGHYTSLQDQLTATKLKEALASEVGCLRSDLQQVRDDRDRQLSSVQDLSAEVLKYKEWTGKSAAELGQLTTKSKELEVTCSSQSDQIRKLQEKLAAAENKLEMSDVSAFEIRTGYEEQQRINSELQLRLAEAELKLVEGESLRKKLHNTILELKGNIRVFCRVRPLLVDDAADTETKAVTFPTSIENLGRGVELMQQGQKHSFVFDKVFMPESSQQEVFVEVSQLVQSALDGYKVCIFAYGQTGSGKTHTMMGTPGNYDDKGLIPRSLEQIFESRQTLQKQGWKYEMQVSMLEIYNETIRDLLSTTQPCSIESGTKQYSIKHDANGNTHVSGLTIVDVRSSREVSFLLNRAAQSRSVGKTQMNEQSSRSHFVFTLRISGVNESTEQQVQGVLNLIDLAGSERLSKSGSTGDRLKETQAINKSLSSLSDVIFSLGKKEEHIPFRNSKLTYLLQPCLGGDSKTLMVVNVSPAPSSINESFCSLRFAARVNACEIGTPRRQTRLSYG; encoded by the exons ATGGTTGGGGCGACGAATGGTGGTAGAATGCAACAAGTTTTTGCGGTTGTTAATGGCGGCCAAGATCATGGTATGCGGGTCGGGCCGACTAGTAGTGTCGGGTCGGATTATGGAGTTATTGAGTTTACAAGAGAAGATGTTGAAGCATTGTTGAATGAGAAGATTAGACCCAAGAACAAGTTTAGTCTCAAG GAGAAATGTGATGTAATGATGGAGTACATTAAAAGGCTTAGATTGTGTATAAAGTGGTTTCAAGAACTTGAAGGGGATCTTTTATTAGAGCAAGAGAAACATATGAGGATGGTGGAATCAGCAGCAAAGAAATGCAATGATATGG aaatgCTAATGAACGAAAAGGAGGAAGAACTGAATTCGATAATCATGGAGTTGCGCAAGAATTACTCTGCCTTACAGGAGAAATTTGCGAAAGAAGAATCAGATAAATTG GCCGCGATGGAATCATTAACGAAAGAGAAGGATGCTCGTTTGTCTGCAGAGAGATCACAATCCTCCATTTTGGAAGATCTCGAAAGAGCTCAAAGAGAGAGCTCAAGTGCTAATCAAAAG ATATTATCACTTAACGATATGTATAAAAGATTGCAAGAATACAACACAAGTTTACAACAGTACAATAGTAAGCTTCAATCAGAGCTTAATCAAACAAACGACATTTTAAAGAATGTGGAGAAAGAAAAAGTTGCGGTTTTGGAGAATCTTAGCAGTTTAAAGGGCCATTACACTTCTTTGCAAGATCAGTTAACTGCTACTAAa CTAAAAGAAGCGTTGGCGAGTGAAGTTGGATGCTTAAGATCGGATTTACAACAAGTGAGAGACGATCGTGATCGCCAGCTGTCATCTGTACAAGATTTGTCTGCTGAGGTGTTGAAATATAAGGAGTGGACTGGAAAGTCAGCAGCTGAATTGGGTCAACTCACAACAAAGTCCAAAGAGCTCgag GTGACATGTTCTTCTCAAAGTGATCAGATTAGAAAACTGCAAGAGAAACTTGCTGCGGCTGAGAATAAGTTAGAG ATGTCCGATGTATCAGCATTCGAGATCAGAACAGGATATGAAGAACAACAGAGAATTAACTCTGAGTTACAGCTTCGTTTAGCTGAAGCAGAATTGAAACTCGTTGAAGGAGAATCGTTACGAAAGAAGTTGCATAACACGATATTG GAATTGAAAGGGAATATAAGAGTTTTTTGCAGGGTTCGACCTTTATTGGTTGATGATGCCGCTGACACTGAAACAAAGGCGGTTACTTTTCCTACATCAATCGAAAATCTTGGCCGAGGCGTTGAACTAATGCAACAAG GGCAAAAGCATTCTTTCGTGTTTGATAAGGTGTTCATGCCCGAATCATCACAACAAGAGGTGTTTGTTGAGGTCTCACAGCTTGTGCAAAGTGCTTTGGATGGTTATAAG GTCTGCATCTTTGCTTATGGTCAAACGGGGTCCGGAAAAACACATACAATGATGGGTACACCTGGAAACTATGACGACAAAGGGTTGATACCTCGTTCTTTGGAACAAATATTCGAGTCTAGACAAACACTTCAAAAACAAGGGTGGAAGTATGAAATGCAG GTTTCAATGTTGGAAATATACAACGAAACAATACGTGACCTGTTGTCAACAACTCAACCTTGTTCGATTGAGTCGGGTACTAAGCAGTACTCGATTAAACATGACGCAAATGGCAATACACATGTTTCCGGCTTGACCATAGTTGATGTGCGCAGCAGTCGAGAAGTGTCGTTTCTTTTAAACCGTGCTGCACAAAGCAG GTCTGTGGGTAAGACTCAGATGAACGAACAATCGTCAAGAAGTCATTTTGTGTTCACCCTGAGGATAAGCGGTGTTAACGAG AGCACGGAACAACAAGTTCAAGGCGTTCTTAATCTTATTGATCTTGCGGGTAGTGAGCGTCTTTCTAAAAGTGGTTCAACTGGCGACCGTTTAAAAGAAACTCAAGCCATTAACAAAAGTTTGTCATCATTAAGTGATGTCATCTTTTCGTTAGGAAAGAAAGAAGAGCACATACCTTTCAGAAACTCAAAACTAACATATCTTCTCCAG CCTTGTTTAGGAGGAGATTCAAAGACTTTGATGGTTGTAAACGTTTCACCGGCTCCAAGCTCAATCAATGAGTCATTTTGTTCATTACGGTTTGCTGCAAGAGTCAACGCTTGTGAGATTGGAACACCTAGACGACAAACTCGACTCAGCTACGGCTAA
- the LOC139888067 gene encoding probable galacturonosyltransferase 12, with product MQLHISPSLRHVTVLPGKGVREFIKVKVGSRKLSYRMVFYSILFFTFLLRFVFVLTAVDTIDGHSKCTTIDCLKKLGPSMLGKNLRSTVPEVIYQVLEDPSSKYDTSEGSESDIPQTLEDFVSSLKGSNRPDAKTFAIKLKSMVTLLEQRTRKAKIQEYLYRHVASSSIPKQLHCLALRLANEHATNAAARLQLPSPELVPTLVNNSYFHFVLASDNILAASVVATSLVYNSLHPDMVVVHIITDRKTYSPMQAWFSLHPLTPAVIEVKALHHFDWFAKGKVPVLEAMEKDQRARAQFRGGSSAIVANNTEKPYVIAAKLQAMSPKYHSLMNHVRIYLPEMFPSLNKVVFLDDDLVVQSDLSPLWDIDMNGKVNGAVETCNGGDKFVMSKRFKSYLNFSHPLISKNFNANECAWAYGMNIFDLEAWRNTNISQNYHHWLEENLKSDLSLWQLGTLPPGLIAFHGYVHTIDPYWHMLGLGYQENTSIPSAQSAAVIHFNGRAKPWLDIAFPELRALWTKYVDFSDKFIKSCHIRAS from the exons ATGCAGTTGCATATATCACCAAGTTTACGACATGTCACCGTGTTGCCTGGGAAAGGAGTTAGGGAGTTTATAAAAGTGAAAGTTGGATCAAGAAAGCTGTCTTATAGGATGGTGTTCTATTCAATTTTGTTCTTTACTTTTCTTCTTCGGTTTGTGTTTGTGTTAACTGCTGTTGATACCATCGACGGTCACTCCAAATGCACCACCATTG ATTGTTTGAAGAAACTAGGACCAAGCATGTTGGGTAAAAATCTTCGATCAACT GTCCCAGAAGTAATATACCAAGTCTTGGAGGACCCTTCCAGTAAATATGACACATCAGAAGGGTCTGAATCTGACATTCCTCAAACTTTGGAAGATTTTGTTTCTAGTTTGAAAGGCAGTAATAGACCAGATGCAAAGACCTTTGCTATCAAGCTCAAATCCATG GTGACCCTTCTTGAACAAAGAACTCGAAAGGCCAAAATCCAAGAATACTTGTACCGCCACGTGGCATCCAGCAGCATACCAAAACAGCTTCACTGTCTTGCTCTTCGGCTAGCCAACGAGCACGCCACAAATGCTGCGGCCCGCCTCCAACTCCCGTCCCCTGAGCTCGTCCCAACGCTCGTCAACAACTCATACTTTCACTTTGTTCTTGCATCAGATAACATACTTGCAGCCTCGGTTGTAGCAACATCTCTCGTTTACAACTCCTTACATCCCGATATGGTGGTTGTTCATATAATCACAGATCGAAAGACTTACTCACCAATGCAGGCATGGTTTTCGTTGCATCCTTTAACGCCAGCTGTCATTGAGGTTAAGGCATTGCACCATTTTGATTGGTTTGCAAAAGGAAAGGTCCCCGTTTTGGAGGCAATGGAGAAAGATCAGCGGGCCCGGGCCCAGTTTAGAGGCGGATCATCAGCCATTGTGGCGAATAACACCGAGAAACCGTATGTTATTGCTGCAAAGCTGCAAGCTATGAGTCCTAAATACCACTCACTTATGAATCACGTTCGAATATATCTGCCAGAG ATGTTTCCAAGTCTTAACAAGGTAGTCTTTTTAGACGATGACCTTGTAGTACAAAGTGATCTTTCGCCTCTATGGGACATTGATATGAACGGAAAGGTAAACGGAGCAGTTGAAACATGTAACGGAGGGGATAAATTTGTAATGTCAAAGCGCTTCAAAAGCTACTTGAATTTTTCACATCCTTTGATATCAAAAAATTTCAATGCAAACGAGTGCGCTTGGGCCTACGGCATGAACATATTTGACCTTGAAGCATGGCGAAATACCAACATAAGCCAGAATTACCATCACTGGCTTGAAGAG AACTTGAAATCGGATCTAAGTTTATGGCAATTAGGAACATTACCTCCAGGTTTGATAGCGTTTCATGGGTATGTTCATACGATAGATCCTTACTGGCATATGTTAGGCCTCGGGTACCAAGAGAATACAAGCATACCGAGTGCTCAAAGTGCGGCTGTTATCCATTTTAATGGTCGCGCAAAACCGTGGTTAGATATAGCATTTCCAGAGCTTCGGGCGTTGTGGACCAAATATGTCGACTTCTCGGATAAGTTTATCAAGTCATGTCACATTAGAGCATCCTAG